AGGCATCAGCTTCTTACGGGACAAATCGCCCGTGACACCGAAAATCACCAGGCCCGACGGCCCCGCGATACGCGGGAGCCGTCGGTCTGCGGCGTCACGGAGCGGGTTGGCTCCGTGGACTGCGCTCAAGGTGTTACGCCTCCGAAGGTGCGAGGCGGTCGAGCTCTGCCTCGGTGGACTTGAGCAGGTCGTTCCAGGACGCCTCGAACTTGTCGACGCCCTCGTCCTCGAGGAGCTGGACGACGTCGTCGTACGAGATGCCCAGCTTCTCGACCGCGGCCAGTTCGGCACGCGACTGGTCGTACGTGCCGCGGACGGTGTCCCCGGCCACCACGCCGTGGTCGGCGGTGGCGTCCAGAGTGGCCTCCGGCATGGTGTTCACCGTGCCGGGCGCGACCAGGTCGACCACGTACAGGGTGTCCTTGTAGGCCGGATCCTTGACGCCGGTCGAGGCCCACAGCGGACGCTGCTTGTTGGCCTGCGCCTTGTCGAGCGCGGCCCAGCGGTCCGAGGAGAAGACCTCCTCGAACGCCTCGTAGGCCAGCCGGGCGTTGGCCAGCGCGGCCTTGCCCTTGAGGCCCTTGGCCTCGTCGGTGCCGATCGCGTCCAGGCGCTTGTCGATCTCGGTGTCCACGCGGGAGACGAAGAAGGACGCCACGGAGTGGATCTTGGAGAGATCCAGGCCGCGCTCGCGGGCCTTCTCCAGACCGGCCAGGTACGCGTCCATGACCGCGCGGTAGCGCTCCAGCGAGAAGATCAGCGTCACGTTGACGCTGATGCCGAGGCCGATGACCTCGGTGATCGCCGGCAGACCCGCCTTGGTGGCCGGAATCTTGATGAGCGTGTTGGGGCGGTCCACCAGCCAGGCCAGCTGCTTGGCCTCGGCGATGGTGGCCGTCGTGTCGTGGGCCAGACGGGGGTCGACCTCGATGGAGACCCGGCCGTCCTGGCCGTCCGTCGCGTCGAAGACCGGGCGCAGGATGTCGGCGGCGTCACGGACGTCCGCCGTCGTGATCATGCGGATGGCCTCGTCGACGGTCACCTTGCGGGCGGCGAGGTCCGCGAGCTGCTGCTCGTACCCGTCGCCGTGCGAGATGGCCTTCTGGAAGATCGACGGGTTGGTGGTCACGCCGACCACGTGGCTCTGGTCGATGAGCTCGGCGAGGTTGCCGGACGTGATCCGCTTGCGCGAGAGGTCGTCCAGCCAGATCGCGACGCCTTCGTCGGAGAGGCGCTTGAGTGCGTCTGTCATGAGAGGTTCTCCAAAAATCGTGTCTGTCGGCGTCAGCGCGCTGCGGCTTCGAGAGATTCCCGGGCGGCGGCGGCCACCGCGTCGGCCGTGAAGCCGAACTCGCGGAACAGCACCTTCGCGTCCGCCGAAGCACCGAAGTGCTCAAGCGAGACGATCCGGCCGGCGTCGCCGACGTACTTGTGCCAGGTCAGGCCGATGCCCGCCTCGACCGCGACGCGGGCCTTCACCGACGGCGGCAGGACGGAGTCCTTGTACGCCTGGTCCTGCTCCTCGAACCACTCCACCGACGGCATCGAGACCACCCGGGTCGGGATGCCGGCGGCCTGCAGCTGCTCGCGCGCCTCGACGGCGAGCTGCACCTCGGAGCCGGTGCCGATGAGCACGACCTGCGGCTCGCCGCCGTCGGCGTCGAACAGCACGTAGCCGCCCTTGGCCGCGTCCTCGTTCGGCGCGTAGGTCGGCACGCCCTGGCGGGTCAGCGCGAGGCCGTGCGGGGCCCCCTTGCCGAACACCTTCGTGTGGCGCTTGACGATCTCGCGCCAGGCGATCGCGGTCTCGTTCGCGTCCGCCGGACGGACGACGTTCAGACCGGGGATCGCGCGCAGCGACGCCAGGTGCTCGACCGGCTGGTGCGTCGGGCCGTCCTCGCCGAGACCGATCGAGTCGTGCGTCCAGACGTAGGTCACCGGCAGGTGCATCAGCGCGGACAGCCGCACCGCGTTGCGCATGTAGTCGGAGAACACCAGGAAGGTGCCGCCGTAGATGCGGGTGTTGCCGTGCAGCGCGATGCCGTTCATCTCGGCGGCCATCGAGTGCTCGCGGATGCCGTAGTGGATCGTGCGGCCGTACGGGTCCGCCTCCGGCAGCGGGTTGCCCTCGGGCAGGAACGACGACGACTTGTCGATCGTCGTGTTGTTCGAGCCGGCCAGGTCGGCCGAGCCGCCCCACAGCTCCGGGATCACGGCGCCGAGCGCCTGCAGGACCTTGCCCGAGGCGGCACGGGTCGCGATGCCCTTGCCCGCCTCGAAGACCGGAAGGGCTTCCTCCCAGCCCGCGGGCAGCTCGTTCGCCTGGATGCGGTCGAACTCGGCGGCGCGCTCCGGGTTGGCGGTGCGCCACTCGGCCAGCGACTTCTCCCACCCGGCGCGGGCCTCGCGGCCGCGGTCGCCGAGCCCGCGGGTGTGGTCGATGACCTCGTCGGTGACCTCGAAGGTCTGCTCCGGGTCGAAGCCCAGGACGCGCTTGGTGGCCGCGATCTCCTCGTCGCCGAGGGCCGAGCCGTGCGCGGCCTCGGTGTTCTGGGCGTTCGGGGCGGGCCAGGCGATGATCGAGCGCATCGCGATGAACGACGGGCGCTCGGTCTCCGCCTCGGCGGCGCGGATCGCGGCGTACAGCGCCGCCGGGTCCAGGTCGCCGTTGGCCTGCGGCTCCACGCGCTGGACGTGCCAGCCGTACGCCTCGTACCGCTTCATCGTGTCCTCGGACACGGCGGTCTCGGTGTCGCCCTCGATCGAGATGTGGTTGTCGTCCCACAGCAGGATCAGGTTGCCGAGCTTCTGGTGACCGGCCAGCGAGGACGCCTCGGCGGAGATGCCCTCCTGGAGGCAGCCGTCACCGGCGATCGCGTAGATGTGGTGGTCGAACGGGGAGGTGCCGGGGGCCGCCTCCGGGTCGAACAGACCGCGCTCGTAGCGGGCGGCCATCGCCATGCCCACGGCGTTGGCGACGCCCTGGCCCAGCGGGCCGGTGGTCGTCTCGACGCCCGCGGTGTGGCCGTACTCCGGGTGACCGGGGGTCTTCGAGCCCCAGGTGCGGAACGCCTTCAGGTCGTCCAGCTCGAGACCGAAGCCGCCCAGGTACAGCTGGGTGTAGAGGGTCAGGGACGAGTGGCCCGCGGAGAGCACGAACCGGTCGCGGCCCACCCACTCCGGGTCGGCCGGGTCGTGGCGCATCACCTTCTGGAAGAGGGTGTACGCGGCGGGGGCCAGGCTCATGGCCGTACCGGGATGGCCGTTGCCGACCTTCTGTACGGCGTCCGCGGCCAGGATGCGGGCGGTGTCCACGGCCCGCTGGTCCAATTCGGTCCACTCGAGGTCTGTGGTGGTCGGCTTAGTGCTCACCCTGGGTCAGGGCTCCTCTCCACATGTCTGTAGCCGGTGACTGAGGGTGTACCGGCGGTGTCGAGCCTACCCCTGACACCACGCCCCTCATTTTCGCCTCGGGGGCCCTCAAATGAGCGGATACAGCAAGAGTGCCGGTCACTCCGTGAGTTCGCCTCCCGAGCCGCGTCCACGTGACTCCGGGTCGTGTCCACCCCTTGGGACGAGCGCCTCCAACACGACCCCACCCCCGCGAAGATCGGCGTATGGGCAACGTCTACAGTGGCGTGGTACGCGCAAGTCTTCACCCCGTCTTCATCCGGGGAGCTTGCTGGGAAATTCTCTGTCAGGGGTGTGCGTGACGGCCGTCGAGAACCGACCCGCCGGGGTCGTCTTGACTCCCAGCCCGGGCGGCCATCGGCCGTTCGGGGCTCGCGTCAAGGCATTCGTGGCGCTGACCAAGCCGCGAATCATCGAGCTGCTGCTCATCACCACCGTTCCGGTGATGTTCCTCGCCGAGCAGGGCGTACCGAACATGTGGCTGGTCCTCGCCACGTGTACCGGTGGCTACCTCTCGGCGGGCGGCGCCAACGCGCTGAACATGTACATCGACCGGGACATCGACGCCCTGATGGACCGGACCTCCCAGCGTCCGCTGGTCACCGGCGTGCTCACGCCCCGTGAGGGGCTGATCTTCGGCCTCACTCTCGCGGTGGTCTCCACGCTCTGGTTCGGCCTGCTGGTCAACTGGCTCTCCGCCGCGCTGTCACTCGGCGCACTGCTGTTCTACGTCGTGATCTACACGATGATCCTCAAGCGGCGCACCGCGCAGAACATCGTCTGGGGCGGCATCGCCGGCTGCCTGCCGGTGCTGATCGGCTGGTCGGCCGTCACCAACTCGATGTCCTGGGCCGCCGTCATCCTGTTCCTGGTCATCTTCTTCTGGACCCCGC
This sequence is a window from Streptomyces sp. HUAS YS2. Protein-coding genes within it:
- the tal gene encoding transaldolase, with product MTDALKRLSDEGVAIWLDDLSRKRITSGNLAELIDQSHVVGVTTNPSIFQKAISHGDGYEQQLADLAARKVTVDEAIRMITTADVRDAADILRPVFDATDGQDGRVSIEVDPRLAHDTTATIAEAKQLAWLVDRPNTLIKIPATKAGLPAITEVIGLGISVNVTLIFSLERYRAVMDAYLAGLEKARERGLDLSKIHSVASFFVSRVDTEIDKRLDAIGTDEAKGLKGKAALANARLAYEAFEEVFSSDRWAALDKAQANKQRPLWASTGVKDPAYKDTLYVVDLVAPGTVNTMPEATLDATADHGVVAGDTVRGTYDQSRAELAAVEKLGISYDDVVQLLEDEGVDKFEASWNDLLKSTEAELDRLAPSEA
- the tkt gene encoding transketolase, with translation MSTKPTTTDLEWTELDQRAVDTARILAADAVQKVGNGHPGTAMSLAPAAYTLFQKVMRHDPADPEWVGRDRFVLSAGHSSLTLYTQLYLGGFGLELDDLKAFRTWGSKTPGHPEYGHTAGVETTTGPLGQGVANAVGMAMAARYERGLFDPEAAPGTSPFDHHIYAIAGDGCLQEGISAEASSLAGHQKLGNLILLWDDNHISIEGDTETAVSEDTMKRYEAYGWHVQRVEPQANGDLDPAALYAAIRAAEAETERPSFIAMRSIIAWPAPNAQNTEAAHGSALGDEEIAATKRVLGFDPEQTFEVTDEVIDHTRGLGDRGREARAGWEKSLAEWRTANPERAAEFDRIQANELPAGWEEALPVFEAGKGIATRAASGKVLQALGAVIPELWGGSADLAGSNNTTIDKSSSFLPEGNPLPEADPYGRTIHYGIREHSMAAEMNGIALHGNTRIYGGTFLVFSDYMRNAVRLSALMHLPVTYVWTHDSIGLGEDGPTHQPVEHLASLRAIPGLNVVRPADANETAIAWREIVKRHTKVFGKGAPHGLALTRQGVPTYAPNEDAAKGGYVLFDADGGEPQVVLIGTGSEVQLAVEAREQLQAAGIPTRVVSMPSVEWFEEQDQAYKDSVLPPSVKARVAVEAGIGLTWHKYVGDAGRIVSLEHFGASADAKVLFREFGFTADAVAAAARESLEAAAR
- a CDS encoding heme o synthase, whose translation is MTAVENRPAGVVLTPSPGGHRPFGARVKAFVALTKPRIIELLLITTVPVMFLAEQGVPNMWLVLATCTGGYLSAGGANALNMYIDRDIDALMDRTSQRPLVTGVLTPREGLIFGLTLAVVSTLWFGLLVNWLSAALSLGALLFYVVIYTMILKRRTAQNIVWGGIAGCLPVLIGWSAVTNSMSWAAVILFLVIFFWTPPHYWPLSMKVKDDYARAGVPMLPVLASNKVVAKQIVLYSWVMVAVSLLLTPLGYTGWFYTSVALLTGGWWLWEAHALLARAKAEATGAKLKEMRLFHWSITYVSLLFVAVAVDPFLR